Proteins encoded together in one Verrucomicrobiota bacterium window:
- the ptsP gene encoding phosphoenolpyruvate--protein phosphotransferase, protein MPEPAQAGQRTFRGVPVSNGICRGRVLVLGRPQGTIARRHVGDDDVPRELERFEQALITTRHQLHELQQQVMQKLGAKDALIFDAHLMMLDDPTLIEEVTRRIRDEKLAADSAFHEASGNFIETLAAVDDEYLRERVADLRDVAARVLGNLTGGHETPDIRRLKEPCIIVSHDLAPSTTAVLDKKNVLGFATDAGGRTSHTAIMARSMQIPAVVGLQTISRDLEDGAYVLLDGFNGVVIVNPTDQTLFEYGQLVRAQEGLREKLRDVLDKPAVTLDGTRVVLAANIGQAGETDSIRANGAEGAGLFRTEFLFINRERLPGEEEQFEAYRAAAAAVKPAPLILRTLDLGGDKFLAQQEQLQELNPFLGWRAIRYCLHEQDVFRQQLRAILRAGAEGNVKMMFPMISGLDELTQALAIVEQCKAELHAEAKPFDERLEVGVMIEIPAAVMVADALARRVKFFSIGTNDLIQYSLAVDRINERVAHLYEPTNPAILRLIKMTVDAGRRNGIWTGVCGEMAGEPALVPILLGLGVEELSVSASLVPQTKFLIRRLKMPEARALAEFSLQCESGAEILARANELVRQVAPSLFEGRP, encoded by the coding sequence GTGCCCGAGCCAGCCCAAGCCGGTCAACGGACGTTCCGAGGCGTTCCCGTTTCGAATGGAATCTGCCGCGGCCGCGTGCTCGTGCTCGGGCGCCCCCAAGGGACGATCGCGCGCCGTCACGTCGGGGACGACGACGTCCCGCGCGAGCTCGAGCGGTTCGAGCAGGCGCTCATCACCACGCGGCATCAGCTCCACGAACTGCAGCAACAGGTGATGCAGAAGCTCGGCGCGAAGGACGCGCTCATTTTCGACGCGCACCTGATGATGCTCGATGACCCGACGCTCATCGAGGAGGTGACGCGGCGCATCCGCGACGAGAAGCTCGCCGCCGACTCGGCCTTCCACGAGGCGTCTGGAAACTTCATCGAGACGCTCGCCGCCGTGGACGACGAATACCTCCGCGAACGCGTGGCCGACCTGCGCGATGTCGCGGCTCGCGTGCTCGGGAACCTCACGGGTGGCCACGAGACACCGGACATCCGGCGCCTCAAGGAGCCGTGCATCATCGTCTCGCACGACCTCGCGCCGAGCACGACCGCGGTGCTCGACAAGAAAAACGTGCTCGGGTTCGCCACCGATGCCGGCGGGCGCACGTCGCACACGGCCATCATGGCGCGCTCGATGCAAATCCCCGCCGTCGTGGGTTTGCAGACCATCTCGCGCGACCTCGAGGACGGCGCTTACGTGCTGCTCGACGGCTTCAACGGCGTCGTCATCGTCAACCCGACCGACCAGACGCTTTTCGAATACGGCCAGCTTGTGCGCGCGCAGGAGGGCTTGCGCGAGAAGCTGCGCGACGTGCTCGACAAGCCCGCGGTGACGCTCGACGGCACGCGCGTCGTGCTTGCGGCGAACATCGGGCAGGCCGGCGAGACGGACTCCATCCGTGCGAACGGCGCGGAGGGCGCGGGCTTGTTCCGCACCGAGTTCCTGTTCATCAACCGGGAACGTCTTCCGGGAGAAGAGGAGCAGTTCGAGGCCTATCGCGCCGCGGCCGCGGCGGTCAAGCCCGCGCCCCTGATCCTTCGCACGCTCGACCTCGGGGGCGACAAGTTTCTCGCGCAGCAGGAGCAGTTGCAGGAGCTCAACCCGTTCCTCGGCTGGCGCGCGATCCGGTATTGCCTGCACGAGCAGGACGTCTTCCGCCAGCAGCTCCGGGCGATTCTGCGCGCGGGCGCGGAGGGCAACGTGAAGATGATGTTCCCGATGATCTCCGGGCTGGACGAACTCACGCAGGCGCTCGCCATCGTCGAGCAGTGCAAGGCCGAGTTGCACGCGGAGGCCAAGCCGTTCGACGAGCGGCTCGAGGTCGGCGTGATGATCGAGATTCCCGCGGCCGTGATGGTCGCCGATGCGCTCGCCAGGCGCGTGAAGTTTTTCAGCATCGGCACGAACGACCTCATCCAATATTCCCTCGCGGTGGACCGCATCAACGAGCGCGTCGCGCACCTCTACGAGCCCACGAATCCCGCAATCCTGCGGCTCATCAAGATGACCGTGGACGCGGGCCGTCGGAACGGCATCTGGACGGGTGTCTGCGGCGAGATGGCAGGCGAACCCGCGCTCGTGCCGATCCTGCTCGGGCTCGGCGTGGAGGAACTGAGCGTCAGCGCGTCGCTCGTGCCGCAGACGAAGTTCCTCATCCGCCGGCTCAAGATGCCCGAGGCGCGGGCGCTCGCGGAATTCTCGCTCCAGTGCGAGTCCGGCGCGGAAATCCTGGCGCGCGCGAACGAACTCGTGAGGCAGGTCGCGCCGAGCCTGTTCGAGGGCCGGCCGTAG
- a CDS encoding YhbY family RNA-binding protein, whose protein sequence is MNQPLTGAERSDLRGRAQRIEATIHLGKAGVTEGFVKAMDSELTRRELVKLRFDAFKDQRKRLAPEIAAKTGSELLAIVGHVAVFHRKRAEPGA, encoded by the coding sequence ATGAACCAGCCACTCACCGGCGCCGAGAGGAGCGATCTCCGCGGCCGCGCGCAACGCATCGAGGCCACGATCCATCTCGGAAAGGCCGGCGTGACGGAGGGCTTTGTGAAGGCGATGGACTCGGAACTGACCCGCCGCGAACTGGTCAAGCTGCGCTTCGACGCCTTTAAAGACCAACGCAAGCGACTGGCGCCCGAAATTGCCGCGAAGACCGGAAGCGAACTTCTCGCCATCGTCGGCCACGTCGCCGTCTTCCACCGCAAACGCGCCGAGCCCGGGGCCTGA